The Desulfofundulus salinus genome includes the window AAACGCAGAGGTCCCCATAGAAACTTTACCCGGATTTTCCTTACAATACTTAACAAAATCCTCCAGGGTATTCCAGCCACGGCTAGCATTTACCCCGATGGCAGCAGGTTCATAGTTGTATCCAAATACCAGTTCATAGTCACGATGATTAACATCCAGGTTTCCTAACAGCTTATGGGTAACAATGGTTGAAGTGGTGGTACAAAGAGTATATCCATCAGGCTCCCTTTTCGTTAATTCGGCATAACCTGTAGCCCCGGAACCTCCGGGCATGTTAACTACATTTATAGGGACACCAAGTTCTTTTTCAGCGATGGACGCTAAAAATCTGGTAACCTGGTCGGAACCGCCACCTGCATCATACGGACAAATTAGTGTAATTGGCTTATTGGGAAACCTATCTGAAGCAGCACCTTGAGATTTTCCATCGCTGGATGTCTTTTGACCACAACCTGCAACAAGAGCAAATACTAAAACAAGCATTGACACAAGTAAAATTTTTATTTTCCTTTCAACCTTCATTCTAGATTACCCCTCCTATGCTTTTTATTTTTATAGCGGACATTATGTTCAGGAAACCTTTTTAATCTACCCCCCTCCTTGCATTTAGTTTTCTAGGCCTTTTTTGCTGTTCTCCTTCCTTATACACAAACCCTCCTTTCGAATTTATGATTAATAACCTAAATCAAGCTTCAGCCGTAGACTTTTCAAGTTTAGTTCTGCGACTCAATATACGGCTTAAATAGGGATAAGCCGCCATTATAACACTAATTATCAGCAAAACAAGACTAATGGGTTCTTTTAAGAAGATAAGCCAGCTACCTTTTGATATTAATAACGCGCCTCGTAAGTTTGCTTCTGCAATCGGACCCAAAACAATCCCCAGGACCATAGGCATGGCAGGTATTTTAAATTCCGACATTAAATAACCTAAAACACCAAAGGCAAGCATTACTCCTATATCGAAGGGGTTGTTTCTAATTGAGTAAGCGCCTACGACAGTTAAGACAGATATAAACGGTAATAATATCGGCATAGGCAGGTTTAATATTCTTGCAAAATATCTTGCTCCGACCAGGCCAAAAAACAGCATAAATATGTTCGCTAACAAAAAACCTATATAAATTGCATATACCAGGGCCCCGTGGTTCTGGAACAACATTGGTCCAGGCAATAGATTATGGACCATAAAAGCTCCCAGCATAACTGCTGTTACGCCATCTCCGGGCACACCCAAAGTTAACATGGGTATCAAAGCTCCACCAGTTACTCCGTTGTTAGCTGACTCAGAAGCGACAATCCCATCAGGAATCCCTGTTCCATACTTTTCCGGGTGTTTGGAAGACCTGCGTGCAGTATCATAAGAAATAAATGAAGCAATAGGTCCTCCTGCACCTGGCAACGCTCCTATAAACGTGCCAATTAGCCCACCGCGGAAAATAACTGGAAACAGTCTTTTAACTTCACTTAAGCTAGGAGTTACTTTTCCAACATTTTGCTGTACCTGGTATTTATATCTCCCTGTCCCAATCTGCATTAAAAATTCCCGCATTCCGAACAGGCCAATCATTGTCGGAATAAATGCGAAACCTGAAAGCAAGGCAGTAATTCCAAAAGTAAATCGGGGAGTACTTGTTACATAATCCATTCCCACAGTTGTTATTATCATTCCAATAACACCGGAAATCAGTCCTTTTATAATGGATTTTCCGGAGACACTCGCAATAATACTTAAACCAAATACAGCAATTGCAAAGTATTCAGCCGGCCCAAATTGCAGTGCAATTTTAGCTAACTGCGGGGCTGCTACAATTAATACTACCGCACTGATAATCCCGCCCGAAAAAGAAGCAATTGTAGCATAACCTATTGCCTTACCAGCTTCTCCCCTTTGCCCCATTGGATACCCGTCAAGGGTGGTCATCATACCGGCTGGTGTTCCGGGTATATTGACCAAAACTGCTGATATAGCTCCCCCAAATATACCACCGCAGTAAATTCCTATTAGCATGTTAATCCCGGCGGCCGGTTCCAAGACGAATGTCAACGGTGTTAATAATGCTACCCCCATTGTTGCTGTTAAACCGGGAATTGCTCCAAAAGCCATTCCCATGATCACACCCAAAGCCAGCAGTAAAAGCGAATACGGCTCAAATACACCATGAAGTGCACTCAAAAGCAAATCCACTTTTTACACCTCCTATCCAAGGGGTATATGGAATCCCTTTGAAAAAATGAAATATACGGCTAAGGCTATAACCACTGCAACAGGGATTATCTTAATGAGCTTTCCGGCCTTAAGCAAAATCATTGCAGCAGTCAGATAAATTATGGTAGAGGTTATAAAACCCATGTATTTAAAAAGTATAATGTATACAATAAGCAGTGATACCAATAAACATACTGTTTTATGATCCTTTTTTTCGTATTCAGTGTCACTCTCTCTTATCCCTTTGAAAACAACCAGCAGGCTCAAAAACGCCAAAACCACGGCCAGAAAAGCCGGGAAATATCCAGGCGGCATACTGCTGCCGCTTCCGGCTGGCAATGAGCGCGCTGCCATAAAAAACCATACACTAAAGAGAAACAACAGACTGCCACTCACAACGTCCCTATTACTTAACCATTTATTCATGATCTTTCATCTCCTTCCATTTAAGACTATGGGATTTCATTTTCTCTACTTTAAGACATTGCCACCCCCTATATATGTGACTTATAAGGTTGTCCGAATACTGCGTTATTCCCGCTGTTATTCCAGCACCCCCCCGCTACCGTGCCTCCTCCCGCTACAGCAATTAAAGGTGATGTGATCACGTGTCTTTATTCTTGTTTATTATAAAAACAAATACCCAGCAGCATAGAACTATCGTCAATGGATTAACGATAGTCTCCTGCGCTGGGTATTACCGGCTAACAGACACATGTTTTTGAAAAAACAAGTACCCGCAGGTAACCAGCTGCCTGTATTATTAAGGTAAAGAAAAACAATGAAGCAGGCCTGAAAATCGCATATACCCTACGTTTTTGTATTCAGGGCTGTATCTTTATATCGATCAATTGCAGATTTAATTGCTTGCAAAATTGCTCCTAAAGATGGAATATTAATATGGTGCTTCAATTTATTTGCGAGGTTTTCAAATGGTTCGTTTACGCAAAAGCCTTGAATTAGATCCTGCAAAACCTCTTTTGTAAGGCTGGAAACCACGCTAAAATCAGATTTAATTATACAGTTCGTTGTACGATCAATTAATAAAATAGCTCCTATATGCTTGTACATTTCGTTTACAGGTGTCCCTTTTGGGGTTTGTGCGAAACCGCTTACCAGGAAATAACCCTGTTCCATTTCCATAGGCGCCTCCAGTTCATGAGAAATTTTTTAGTAAAATGCATTTGCCTGAGTCACGGGGCTGGAGCCGACATTTTTATGATCGCCCCCCAACCTTGCAAATGACATCACATGTAACCAGTTGCCCTATGGGTATATTTATACAAATTAGTTCAAGAAAAATTTAATGTCACCTTGCTGACATTATACCATTGCGTAATAGTTTATGCAATAGCAATTTGTTGCTTTTTTACTGAAATTTTGTCTTATTTATATAAAACATCTTCCGTAAACTTTCGCTTTTACATGCCTTTCGGAGCATCATTATCCAGCATAACCTGCCACCAGTGGCAGGTACAGCGGCATTTTATTGCAAGTTATATCGGCCCCGAGGGATATTTTGCGTTTTTCAATGGGATCAGAATTTTTAATTGGCATGAACTGGCTTTGGTTTGCTTCATGCTGTTTTTCCCACGGATTTATCTGCTTCAACTGCTGGCACTGGAAGTACCTTAAGCCAATATTCCCGTAAATATGGTGTTATTTTGTAAAAAGCTGTTAAAATAAAAAACTGAATAACTGACTTAACCGCAAGAAACAGCACTGTTAAAGGGGAAAAAGAAACCACCGCAATAGCCAACGCAATGGACATGTTTTTACCGTTAACCCCGTAGACGAGTGATACCATATCCTGATAAGTAGTACGGGTAAAACGCGCGTATAGTAAAGTTATAGCTAAAAGAAGGATATAAAAAGCTATGAGAGGCAACCCAACTATAGCTATATACTGGAGGTTTTTTAAAATCAAGCGGGATTGAGACATCATGGCAATAAAAAATATCATAAACAGCCCTAACAGCGAAGTAGCCGTGAAGGCGGGTTTTAGGCAGTCAAACTTTTCCCGGCCAAATTTTTTGGTTAGCCATACCCTGGTGAAGTTGCCCAAAAGCAGCGGCACGGCAATGGTGAAAAAAATGGTCTGCAAAATTTTCCACCCATCAACCGGCACATATTTCCCGGCAAGGGCCCAAATCCAAAAAGGGATTAATACAATACCGGCCAGCAAGCTTACCACCGTAATAACCAGGGTCATCGGTGCATTTCCCCTGGACATGGCAGTCCAGGCAACAATCATACCGCCGCACGGAACCACATTGCTAATAATAAGTCCAACAGCAAAATCCGGATAACCCGATAAAAAAATGTGTCCTAAAAACGCCGCTAAAAGAGGAGAAACAAGATAATTAAAAAACATAACCACAGTAATAAAACCTATCCGTTTAGATACCATGACCATTTCATTTACTTTAATAGTGATCATCATGGGGAAAAGCATAACAAAAAGCGAGACTGGATAAAGGGCTTCTAAAAAATGGCCATACTCCGGGTAGAAGTACCCTAAAAACAGTCCCGAACATATTACAAAAATTAAAACGATAATAAAATATTTATTTATAAATTCAGCCGGGCTCATTTTAAATTCTCTCCCTTTAGGACCTGATGTCCTATACAAGAGCAATATCTATACAATACAGGAAGTGTTTATTTTTTTATACGCAAATATTGTTATAACACTCCTTTTTCCTTTAGCATAGCTCTAGCCTTCTCGTTCAATTCGGAAATATAGTCTTTGCCCGGTGGCTTAAGTCCTTCCAGCAGGTATTGTCTGCCCAACTGCCGGTACTTCGGCTGACCAAAAGCATGATATCCTAACAGTTCATAATCTTTGAGGTTTTTAACCTTAGACAGAAACTCGATTGTAGCTTCAATATTTTCTTCAGTATCATTGAATCCCGGTATTATGGGGGTTCTAACAATTACCGGTGTTTGGGGAAAGCTATTGCTTATTTTTAGGAGATTCTCCAGGATTAGTTCATTAGAAACGCCCGTGCATTCCTTATGCTTGTCTTCATCCATATGTTTAATGTCATAAAAGATCAAATCTGTATACTGGCACACCTTTTCTATATTCTCCCAGCGGGCATACCCGCTGGTTTCTATGGCCGTATTAATTCCCTTCTTTCGACACTCCTTAAACAAGTTGCTTACGAATTCCGACTGCAAAAGCGGCTCCCCACCGCTAACTGTAATTCCTCCATTAGATCTCCACGATGCGCTGTCTTGTTCTGCCATTTTCAGGACGTCTTCTACAACCACTTTTTCGCCAAATAAGGTAATAGCTTTGGCGGGGCAAACTAAAGCACAGTCTCCACAATTATTGCAGCGATGCCGGTCAATATCAACTAAACCATTTTCAGTAACGTAGATTGCATTTCGTAGACACTTTTTTAAGCAAAAGCCGCATTCCTTGACGCCTATACATCTTTTTTGAATGTACCCAACTTCTGCAAAAGCATTTTGTGATTCTGGATTGCAGCACCATCTGCAGCGCAATGGGCATCCCTTCATAAATATGACATCGCGGATACCCGGTCCGTCATGAACGGAAAATTTTTGAACATTAAATATAAAGCCGAATTTTCCAGCACAAGCTTCTACACCCTGATCCATAACCGCCCCGCCTCCAATGCAATAAATTAACAAATAAAATTCAGCCCCCCCGCTGTTTCCTGCTGGATTATTAATATTGTGCAAGCAGGAAACAGCGGAGAGCAGGCCATAAACTATTCAACTAAATAACTTGCCTGATTACATGTCCATGTCGTCTTACATAAATTGGTGCTCAGTCCTATTAATAATTTCATTTTGCAATTCAGGGCTAAGGTCAACGAAATAAGCACTGTAACCTGCAACCCTTACAATAAGATTGCGGTACTTTTCTGGATGCTTCTGAGCATCCCTTAAAATATCGCTATTTAATATGTTAAATTGGATGTGCCACAGCTTTAGATCACAGAATGTCCTTACTAATGTCATCAGGTCCCTAAGACCTTTTTCTCCTGCAACAACTTGTGGGCTTAGTTTGATATTTAACAGCCTGGAAAGACTGTTGGAATACTTTCTACTTTTCGCCTTGTCAATTGATAGAAGAGTTGCTATTGGTCCCTTAGTATCGACACCTTGAGTGGGTGATATACCCTCTGATAATGGTTCTCCGGCTTTGCGGCCATTCGGGGTAGCCCCTAATACAGCGCCCAATCCAACATGTGAAGTCACCGGCACAAATTTGATATACTGGTGGCCGTTCGGAGTTTTAAACTTTCTCGCAGCAGTAAGAAGTATAGCGTCTACTTCCCGGGCAATATTGTCCGCATAGGGATCATTATTGCCGTATTTCGGGGCATTCAATAGCATTTGTCGCAGCGCTTCTTTCCCTTCGAAGTTGGATTCAAGCGCTTCCAACAATTCATTCATTGTAATTTTCCTATCATCATACACAAGTTTCTTGATGGCTGCCAGAGATTCTACTACAGTACCGAAGCCATTAAAGTTAATATTACCGGTATCTGCGGATACCCCGCCCTTTAAGGGCTGGTGAATATCTGTAAGTTCATTCATACATACGTCGTGGAGACTGGACATAAGAGGTGCGGCCAGCTTCATTGAATTTGTTATCTCTAATGCAGTCTGCCTGATGTAAAAATGCTTCACCAGGTATTCGACCTGCAGGCGAAAGGCGTTCATTACCTCATCAAAGGTGGCAAAGTTTCTCGAATCACCCGTCGATACACCCAGTTTTTGCTTTTTGCCTCTGAGCTTAAGCACACCGTCATTTAAGGCCATCTCTAATGCTGCAGGCAAGTTAATATTCCCACCAACAACCATGTAAGTACTGGTATTGACCATCCTGATTTCTGTACATGCACAACCGGTATAATCCCTGGCGTCTTCCAGTGACGCACCCTGGGCTAACAGGTGTGGTATTATTTCTTCATCATTTAGGAGTTTTGGAAAACCGGTTCCCTCCCTTATCAGCTCACATACTTCACGTAAAAATGGCTCCGGCGTTCGCGAATGTATTCTAACCGATAAATCAGGATAATGCAAAGGAAACTCTTTTTTAGATTTTAAAATTAAATATGACAACTCGTTGGTAGCATCACTACCGTCTCTTGTTTGACCACCGATAACTGTTTGCTCAAAGTGGGCATAACCTTCCCAGAATGATTTTGCATTAGTCGCATTAAGAGGAACAAATTCAGCTATTTTTAACCACAGGCATTCAAGCAACTCCAATGCAGAATCTTCGTCAATTCGCCCTTCTTCCAAATCCTTCTTATAGTAAGGATACAGGTATTGATCAATCCTACCATTTGATATTACTCCAGTTGTTGGCTGTTCTAACCTGAACCCAACCTGAGTAAACCACTGTGATTGGATGGCTTCATGGAAGGTTCTTGCAGGGTGCGCCGGTACCCACTCGCACACTTCTGCTATAGTTTCCAGCTCTTTCTTTCTTTTCTCATCCTTCTCCTTCAGTGCCATTTCCCTGGCCAATTTTGCATATCTTTTAGCAAAAGCAATCATTGCGTCACAGACTATAATAACGGCTTTCAAAAATGGTGCTTTACTAATGTGGTTATCTAAATCAACAACATCCAATGACCTCAGCTTTTCTTCTGCCTCTTGCTTAATTCCAAGAAAACCCTTTTCCAAAACCTTTTTATAGTCAGGCGCCCAGTTCAGTGTTGCGTTTATATTTGCATTATCCTGCATCAAGCCTGATGCACTGTAAATATCATCGCCGTAAATTAGATACCGTGTTTCTTCAGGCAACAAGTTGATATACGTCTCATGCGCCGTCTTACCCTTCCAGTACGGCACTATCTTTTCCTTAACTATTTTGATATCTTCGTCTGAAATAATATACGAACCTTGCTCTTTAAGCCTTTGTAATCCTTCTTCCAGCCAGCAGCCCCTAAGCTCGGGATACAAAATGCTGTGCCTGCCTAAACCGCCACAGGTGCCAACAATTAACTCATCTTCGCCTATCACAACCTCAATATTGTTAAGTATGTGCTCCATAGCTTTGGCCCATCTAAGTACCATTGGCAAGCTTTCGGTTTCTTTAAATGACTCGGTAAATAGAAGGGCTCTCTCAATACTTACCCGGGGCCGCCAGGACGCGAATTTCGCCAGCAACTTGTTGACTCTTTTTCTTTTATTCCTTCCCTCTTCAGTTGTTAGCTCCACAATTTCTCGACCTCTAAGTATTCTTTGCTCTTGTGGTGTAAGCACTTTTTCCGCAAATTCCATCTTAATCCCCCTCTTTCTTACCAAACTTGTAATGGCTTTGCACCATTTTCTGGTTCGGCCCGGTACAAGAACAGGCACTGGTCCAGGTTTGCGGATGCGCGGTCAACCAACCGGAATCAGGTTCCCATGTCCTGGTGCACATATATAAAAAAGCCCAGTATGCCATATTCGTGACATACTGGGCTTTTTACCTATTTTAAAGACATTAAGTTTTTTCACTTAATGCCAGTAGGTTACCCAGACATTTTTTAATAACTCTTTCAATTTTATCCTCTCTTTAAAAAACATTTTAATGGAGCAATAACCGGATGTCAAGCATAAATTTTTCATTTCTAACTACTCATTTTTTTAATGCTGCTTGAGTCTTTCCAGCTCCTCCAGCAGCCTGTCGTTCAACACCCGGATGTAGGTGCCCTTCATACCCAGGGACTTGGATTCAATCACCCCGGCGCTTTCAAACTTACGCAGGGCGTTGACAATTACCGATCTGGTGATACCTACCCGGTCGGCAATTTTGCTGGCCACCAGCAGGCCCTCGTCCCCGTCCAGCTCCTCGAAAATATGCTTCACGGCATCCAGCTCGGAGTAGGACAGGGTACCCAGGGCAATCTGCACCGCGGCCCGCTTGCGGGCCTCTTCCTCCATGCGGTCGGCCCGGGCCCTCAGGATTTCCATTCCCACTACGGTAGCCCCGTACTCGGCCAGGATTAAGTCCTCGTCGGTAAAGTTGCTGCCAAACCTCGCCAGGATAAGGGTTCCCAGGCGGGAACCGGCTCCCACGATGGGAACTACCGTGGTTACCTTGTTGTTGAACTTGCAGCGCTGGTTGTGATTGAACACGCATGCATTTACAGTCTGGCAAAAGTTGGCCTGTGTTTCGTTAATGCGCAACAGGTATTCGTTATATTCTTCGGGGAAACCCTCGGGGGACTCCACCATTTCACGCATGATCTCACAGCTGAAACCTTTCATAAAGGCATAACCCAGAGCCTTACCCCGCCGGTCGATAATGTAAACACTGCAACCTATATTTTCACTTAAGGTAACCGCCATCTCTTTATAATCTACCGGATAACCGGCGGATTTTTGCAGCAGTTTGTTCAATGCACGGGTTTTTTCCAGAAGATTGCGCATGCCTGCCTGCACTCCTTTCTTATAAGATGTAGCGACTCAGGTCTTCGTTCTTTACTATGTCGCCTAGTTTTTGCTGGACATAATCCCGGTCGATGGTAATTGTTTGTCCCTGCAATTCCGGTGCATCAAAGGACAGATCTTCCAGCAGCTTTTCCATAATAGTATGCAACCGCCGGGCACCTATGTTTTCGGTTTGCTCATTTACAGTATAAGCGATTTTTGCGATTTCGACAAGAGAATCTTGTGAAAATTTCACGTTGACACCCTCAGTAGCTAAAAGGGCGGTATACTGTTTAATTAAGGCGTTTTCCGGCTCGGTCAGAATTTGTAGAAAATCCTCTTCTGAAAGGCTCGATAACTCGACGCGAATGGGGAAACGCCCCTGCAGTTCGGGAATGAGATCCGAAGGTTTGGCCGTATGAAAGGCTCCGGCAGCAATAAAAAGGATGTGGTCGGTTTTCACCGGCCCGTACTTGGTCATCACCGTTGAACCTTCCACAATGGGCAGGATATCTCGCTGTACTCCGCCCCGGGAAACGTCGGGCCCGGCTCCCCCTTCCCGGCCGGCAATTTTGTCGATCTCGTCCAGGAAGATAATCCCGTGCTCCTCCGCCCGGCGTACGGCATCGGTGGTCACTTCGTCCATATCAATCAGCTTCTGGGCTTCCTGCTGGGTGAGAATCTTCCGGGCTTCGGCCACCGTTACCTTGCGTTTACGCTTCTTTTTGGGGAAAATGCCCCCCAGCACGTCCTGGATATTGATGCCCAATTCCTCCACCCCGGAGCCGGTGAACACTTCCAGGGTAGGCACGGTGGTGTCCTCCACTTCGATTTCCAGGTATTCGTTTTCCAGCTCGCCCCGGGCCAGCTTCTGCCGCAGGGCTTCCCGCTCGAACTGCACCCGCTTGATACGGCTTTCCTGCATGGGATCGGTTTCCCCGCTTTGCCGGTTTACACTGCCAAAGGCGCTTCCCCAAATGGCCTCGAAGGGATTGCGGGGCACTGTCTCCTGCCGGGGTATAGGGGCAAGTAACTCGATGATGCGTTCTTCGGCCATCTTCTGCGCCTTATCCATTACCTTCTCCATTTTTTCCTGGCGCACCATGCGGATGGATGTTTCCACCAGGTCCCGCACCATGCTCTCCACGTCCCGGCCCACATAACCCACTTCCGTAAATTTGGTAGCCTCCACCTTGATAAAGGGGGCCTTGACCAGTTTGGCCAGGCGGCGGGCAATTTCGGTTTTCCCCACTCCCGTAGGGCCAATCATCAGGATGTTCTTGGGCACCACCTCGTCCCGCAACTCTTCGGGCAGGCGGCTGCGGCGGTAGCGGTTGCGCAGGGCAATGGCCACGGCCCTTTTGGCTTCTTTTTGCCCGATCACGTATTTATCCAGCTCGGCCACGATCTGGCGTGGAGTAAGGTTTTCCATCCCTGCTCTCTCCTTAAATTATAGTTCCTCCACGGTAATATTGTCGTTGGTATAA containing:
- a CDS encoding Bug family tripartite tricarboxylate transporter substrate binding protein, translating into MKVERKIKILLVSMLVLVFALVAGCGQKTSSDGKSQGAASDRFPNKPITLICPYDAGGGSDQVTRFLASIAEKELGVPINVVNMPGGSGATGYAELTKREPDGYTLCTTTSTIVTHKLLGNLDVNHRDYELVFGYNYEPAAIGVNASRGWNTLEDFVKYCKENPGKVSMGTSAFGGIWNIATHAAMPVLGVQWNVVPAGGGGAQPVVQAAGGKIDAVTASPLEMNAQVQAGKLKILAVMSDERLESFPDIPTFKELGYDLSVTTTRAIIAPKGTPQDRIKVLYEAFAKAAASQKYKDFLKTQGSGWMSEDGEAMLKYYDEQEKEFEKILKQK
- a CDS encoding tripartite tricarboxylate transporter permease, whose protein sequence is MDLLLSALHGVFEPYSLLLLALGVIMGMAFGAIPGLTATMGVALLTPLTFVLEPAAGINMLIGIYCGGIFGGAISAVLVNIPGTPAGMMTTLDGYPMGQRGEAGKAIGYATIASFSGGIISAVVLIVAAPQLAKIALQFGPAEYFAIAVFGLSIIASVSGKSIIKGLISGVIGMIITTVGMDYVTSTPRFTFGITALLSGFAFIPTMIGLFGMREFLMQIGTGRYKYQVQQNVGKVTPSLSEVKRLFPVIFRGGLIGTFIGALPGAGGPIASFISYDTARRSSKHPEKYGTGIPDGIVASESANNGVTGGALIPMLTLGVPGDGVTAVMLGAFMVHNLLPGPMLFQNHGALVYAIYIGFLLANIFMLFFGLVGARYFARILNLPMPILLPFISVLTVVGAYSIRNNPFDIGVMLAFGVLGYLMSEFKIPAMPMVLGIVLGPIAEANLRGALLISKGSWLIFLKEPISLVLLIISVIMAAYPYLSRILSRRTKLEKSTAEA
- a CDS encoding tripartite tricarboxylate transporter TctB family protein, whose translation is MNKWLSNRDVVSGSLLFLFSVWFFMAARSLPAGSGSSMPPGYFPAFLAVVLAFLSLLVVFKGIRESDTEYEKKDHKTVCLLVSLLIVYIILFKYMGFITSTIIYLTAAMILLKAGKLIKIIPVAVVIALAVYFIFSKGFHIPLG
- a CDS encoding DUF3870 domain-containing protein; translated protein: MEMEQGYFLVSGFAQTPKGTPVNEMYKHIGAILLIDRTTNCIIKSDFSVVSSLTKEVLQDLIQGFCVNEPFENLANKLKHHINIPSLGAILQAIKSAIDRYKDTALNTKT
- a CDS encoding arsenic resistance protein, with product MSPAEFINKYFIIVLIFVICSGLFLGYFYPEYGHFLEALYPVSLFVMLFPMMITIKVNEMVMVSKRIGFITVVMFFNYLVSPLLAAFLGHIFLSGYPDFAVGLIISNVVPCGGMIVAWTAMSRGNAPMTLVITVVSLLAGIVLIPFWIWALAGKYVPVDGWKILQTIFFTIAVPLLLGNFTRVWLTKKFGREKFDCLKPAFTATSLLGLFMIFFIAMMSQSRLILKNLQYIAIVGLPLIAFYILLLAITLLYARFTRTTYQDMVSLVYGVNGKNMSIALAIAVVSFSPLTVLFLAVKSVIQFFILTAFYKITPYLREYWLKVLPVPAVEADKSVGKTA
- a CDS encoding glycyl-radical enzyme activating protein; this translates as MDQGVEACAGKFGFIFNVQKFSVHDGPGIRDVIFMKGCPLRCRWCCNPESQNAFAEVGYIQKRCIGVKECGFCLKKCLRNAIYVTENGLVDIDRHRCNNCGDCALVCPAKAITLFGEKVVVEDVLKMAEQDSASWRSNGGITVSGGEPLLQSEFVSNLFKECRKKGINTAIETSGYARWENIEKVCQYTDLIFYDIKHMDEDKHKECTGVSNELILENLLKISNSFPQTPVIVRTPIIPGFNDTEENIEATIEFLSKVKNLKDYELLGYHAFGQPKYRQLGRQYLLEGLKPPGKDYISELNEKARAMLKEKGVL
- the hpsG gene encoding (2S)-3-sulfopropanediol dehydratase — encoded protein: MEFAEKVLTPQEQRILRGREIVELTTEEGRNKRKRVNKLLAKFASWRPRVSIERALLFTESFKETESLPMVLRWAKAMEHILNNIEVVIGEDELIVGTCGGLGRHSILYPELRGCWLEEGLQRLKEQGSYIISDEDIKIVKEKIVPYWKGKTAHETYINLLPEETRYLIYGDDIYSASGLMQDNANINATLNWAPDYKKVLEKGFLGIKQEAEEKLRSLDVVDLDNHISKAPFLKAVIIVCDAMIAFAKRYAKLAREMALKEKDEKRKKELETIAEVCEWVPAHPARTFHEAIQSQWFTQVGFRLEQPTTGVISNGRIDQYLYPYYKKDLEEGRIDEDSALELLECLWLKIAEFVPLNATNAKSFWEGYAHFEQTVIGGQTRDGSDATNELSYLILKSKKEFPLHYPDLSVRIHSRTPEPFLREVCELIREGTGFPKLLNDEEIIPHLLAQGASLEDARDYTGCACTEIRMVNTSTYMVVGGNINLPAALEMALNDGVLKLRGKKQKLGVSTGDSRNFATFDEVMNAFRLQVEYLVKHFYIRQTALEITNSMKLAAPLMSSLHDVCMNELTDIHQPLKGGVSADTGNINFNGFGTVVESLAAIKKLVYDDRKITMNELLEALESNFEGKEALRQMLLNAPKYGNNDPYADNIAREVDAILLTAARKFKTPNGHQYIKFVPVTSHVGLGAVLGATPNGRKAGEPLSEGISPTQGVDTKGPIATLLSIDKAKSRKYSNSLSRLLNIKLSPQVVAGEKGLRDLMTLVRTFCDLKLWHIQFNILNSDILRDAQKHPEKYRNLIVRVAGYSAYFVDLSPELQNEIINRTEHQFM
- the codY gene encoding GTP-sensing pleiotropic transcriptional regulator CodY, with protein sequence MRNLLEKTRALNKLLQKSAGYPVDYKEMAVTLSENIGCSVYIIDRRGKALGYAFMKGFSCEIMREMVESPEGFPEEYNEYLLRINETQANFCQTVNACVFNHNQRCKFNNKVTTVVPIVGAGSRLGTLILARFGSNFTDEDLILAEYGATVVGMEILRARADRMEEEARKRAAVQIALGTLSYSELDAVKHIFEELDGDEGLLVASKIADRVGITRSVIVNALRKFESAGVIESKSLGMKGTYIRVLNDRLLEELERLKQH
- the hslU gene encoding ATP-dependent protease ATPase subunit HslU; this encodes MENLTPRQIVAELDKYVIGQKEAKRAVAIALRNRYRRSRLPEELRDEVVPKNILMIGPTGVGKTEIARRLAKLVKAPFIKVEATKFTEVGYVGRDVESMVRDLVETSIRMVRQEKMEKVMDKAQKMAEERIIELLAPIPRQETVPRNPFEAIWGSAFGSVNRQSGETDPMQESRIKRVQFEREALRQKLARGELENEYLEIEVEDTTVPTLEVFTGSGVEELGINIQDVLGGIFPKKKRKRKVTVAEARKILTQQEAQKLIDMDEVTTDAVRRAEEHGIIFLDEIDKIAGREGGAGPDVSRGGVQRDILPIVEGSTVMTKYGPVKTDHILFIAAGAFHTAKPSDLIPELQGRFPIRVELSSLSEEDFLQILTEPENALIKQYTALLATEGVNVKFSQDSLVEIAKIAYTVNEQTENIGARRLHTIMEKLLEDLSFDAPELQGQTITIDRDYVQQKLGDIVKNEDLSRYIL